The Candidatus Sphingomonas colombiensis genome contains the following window.
ATCGCGACGGGATGATCTGCACCGGCGAGAGCTACAAGAGCGCCGTCAAGATGACCTTCGCCAAGGGCGCGGCGCTCCCCGATCCCGCGGGCCTGTTCAATGCCAGCCTGGACGGCAACGTGCGACGCGCGATCGATTTTCACCAGGGCGATGTGATCGATGGCGAGGCGCTGAGGGCGCTCATCCGCGCGGCTGCGGCAGCGAACGTGAAGCGCTGAGCGCCCCATTGGGGATCGCCAAACACCCGCTCCCCGCCTAGCATCGGCGCCATGCCGATCGACGAAAGCCGCCCGTTCATCCCGGTACGCATCGCCGTACTCACCGTTTCCGATACCCGCACGCTGGCCGAGGATCGCTCCGGCGATACGCTGGTCGAACGGCTGACAACCGCCGGGCATGTGCTGGCGGACCGCGCCATCCTGCGCGATGATGCCGACGATCTGGTCGCACAGCTTCACCGCTGGATCGACGACGAGCGGGTCGATTGCGTAATCACCACCGGCGGCACTGGGGTGACAGGCCGTGACGTGACGCCCGAAGCGATCGAGCGCGTCGCGGACAAGATGATCCCCGGTTTCGGCGAATTGTTCCGCTGGCTGAGCTATCGGACGATCGGCACGTCCACCGTGCAATCGCGCGCCTGCGCCTGCGTTGCGCGCGGCACCTATGTCTTCGCGCTGCCCGGTTCGACCGGGGCGGTGAAGGATGGGTGGGATGGCATCCTCCGGGAGCAGCTCGACAGCCGCCACCGCCCTTGCAACTTCGTCGAATTGATGCCGCGCCTCAACGAGCGATAACCGGGCCGCAAAAGCAACGAGCGCGACAGTCAGCCTGACGCGCTCGCCTGATTTTATCGCTCACTATGCCGCGCGCGGCCTGATTTCGTGTCAGGCAGCGAGCGCCTTCTTGAGCAGTTCATTGACCACTTGCGGATTGGCCTTGCCCGCCATCGCCTTCATGGTCTGGCCGACGAAGAAGCCGAACAACGCCTCTTTGCCGCCGCGATATTGCTCGAGCTGATTGGGGTTCTTCGCCAGAACTTCCGCGATGATCGCCTCGATCGCGCCGGTATCCGACGTCTGCTTCAGCCCGCGTTCCTCGACGATCTTGCCCGGCGCGTCGCCGGTTTCGAGCATCACCTCGAACACCTGCTTGGCAAGGCTGCCCGAAAGCGTGCCGTCCGCGACCAGCGCCAGCAACTCCGCCGCCTGCCCCGGGGTGACGGGCGATTCCTCGATACCCTTGCCGATCCGGTTCAAGGCGCCAAACAATTCCCCGGTGACCCAGTTGGACGCAGCGACCGGCGCGGCGCCAGCCTCCAACAGCGCATCGAACCAGCGTGCCGTCTCCACCTCAGCGGTGAGCACATCGGCGTTGTAAGCGGTGATCCCCAGCCCTTCGTAACGTTTGCGCTTCGCGTCCGGCAGTTCGGGCAGCGAGGCGCGACATTCATCGAGGAATGCGTCGTCCAGTTCGAGCGGCAACAAATCAGGATCGGGGAAGTAACGGTAATCGTGCGCATCCTCCTTGGAACGCATCGACCGTGTGGTGCCCGTATCGGGATTGAACAGGCGCGTTTCCTGCACGATCTTGCCGCCCGATTCGAGCACGTCGACCTGCCGGTTCGCCTCATGCTCGATCGCGGCCATCACGAAACGCACGGAATTGACGTTCTTCGTCTCGGTCCGCGTGCCCAGTTCCTCGCCGGGCCGCCGCACGCTGACGTTGACGTCGGCGCGCATCGAGCCTTCTTCCATATTGCCGTCGCACGACCCGACATAACGCAGGATCGCGCGCAGCTTGCGGAGATACGCCCCGGCTTCGGAGGGCGAGGCCATGTCCGGGCGGCTGACGATCTCCATCAGCGCGACGCCGGAACGGTTGAGATCGACATAGGAGCGCGTCGGATGCTGATCGTGCATCAGCTTGCCCGCGTCCTGCTCGACGTGGATGCGCTCCACGCCGATCGCCTTGGTGATCTCACCATCCTCGATCTCGATTGAGCCTTCGCCGACAAGCGGATGATATAGCTGCGAAATCTGATAACCCTGCGGCAGATCGGCGTAGAAATAATTCTTGCGATCGAACCGCGACCATTTGTTGATCTGCGCGTCGATCGCCATTCCGGTGCGCACCGCCTGACGGATGCACTCGCGGTTCGGCACCGGGAGCATGCCCGGCATTGCTGCATCGACGAGGCTGACCTGCGTATTCGGCTCCGCGCCGAACGCGGTGGCGGCGCCGGAAAAGAGCTTGGCCTTGGTGGCGACCTGCGCGTGGACTTCGAGGCCGATCACGACCTCCCAGTCGCCGGTGGCGCCCTTGATGCGATAGGTGGATTCAGTCATCGCTTTCGTTCCTTACCACCACGCCTGCGGCCGGACCGCGAAGCCCGCGCGTTCTTCGATCGCCAGCGCGGCATTGAGCACGCCCTGCTCGTCCAGCGGCTTGCCGATGATCTGCAGGCCTAGCGGCAGACCGGCTGCGTCAAGCCCACCGGGCACGCTCATCGCGGGCAGGCCAGCGAGGCTCGCGGGCACGGTGAATACGTCGTTGAGATACATCGCCAGCGGATCGGCCTGCTTCTCGCCCAGCGCGAAGGCGGCGGACGGCGCGGTCGGCGTCAGCAGCACATCGCACTTTTCCCACGCCGCCTCGAAATCGCGCGCGATCAACGCGCGAACCTTCTGCGCCTGCGTGTAATAAGCGTCATAGAAGCCGGCCGAGAGCACATAGGTGCCGATCAGGATGCGGCGCTTCACCTCGTCGCCGAAACCGGCGGCGCGGGTGGCGGCATACATTTGCTGGAGGTTGGCGCCATCGGGCAGATCACGCTCGCCGTAACGCACGCCGTCATAGCGCGCGAGGTTTGACGAAGCCTCCGCCGGGGCGATGATGTAATAGGCCGGCAGCGCATATTTGGTGTGAGGCAGCGACACCTCGACCACCTCGGCACCCGCGTCCTTCAGCCACTGGATGCCCTGCTGCCACAGGGTTTCGATCTCGGCGGGCATGCCGTCGACGCGATATTCCTTCGGCACGCCGACGCGTTTGCCGGCGAGACTGGCGTCGAGCATCGCTTCCCAATTCGGCACAGCCAGATCCAACGAAGTTGCGTCCTTCGCATCGAAGCCCGCCATCGCCTCCAGCATGATCGCACAATCGCGAACGTCGCGCGCCATCGGCCCCGCCTGATCCAGCGAGGAAGCGAAAGCGATCGTCCCCCAGCGCGAGCAACGGCCATAGGTCGGCTTGATGCCCGAAATGCCGGTGAAAGCAGCCGGCTGGCGGATCGAGCCGCCGGTATCCGTGCCCGTCGCGCCCGGCGCGATCCGCGCGGCAACGGCAGCGGAGGAGCCGCCCGACGAACCGCCCGGCGCAAGCGCGGCGTTGCCGCCGTCGTTGCGCCGCCACGGCGATATCACATTGCCGAACGCGCTCGTCTCATTGGACGAGCCCATCGCGAACTGATCCATGTTGAGCTTGCCGAGCATCCCGGCGCCCGCATCCCACAGGTTCTGCGAGACGGTGGATTCATATTGAGGCGTGAAACCTTCGAGGATGTGGCTCGCGGCCGTGCTCGTCACACCCTTGGTGCAGAACAGATCCTTCATGCCGATCGGCACGCCGGCAAGGGGCTTCAGCGTCTCACCGGCGGCGCGCGCGGCATCGGCGGCATCGGCGGCGGCGAGCGCGTGATCGGGGGTCTCGACGAGGAAGGCGTTGAGCGCTTTCGCGTTGCTGACGGCCGCGTTGAAGGCTTCCGCCACTTCGCGCGCGGAGAAAGTGCCCGCGCGCACGCCGTCGCGAATCTCGCGGATGCCGAGGTCGGTAAGGTCGGACACTATTCGATCACCTTCGGAACCGTGAAAAAGCCGTGTTCGGCCGCTGGCGCGTTGGCCAGCACCGCATCGCGGATGCCGCCGTCGGTGACGACATCGTCGCGCAGGCGCAGATGGTTGGGGATCACCGCCGTCATCGGCTCGATCCCTTGCGTATCAACCTCCCCGAGCTGTTCGATCCAGCCGAGGATATTGTTGAGTTCGGGCACGAGCCGCTCGGCGGCGGCATCGTCGATCGCGATGCGCGCAAGGCTCGCGACCTTCTTTACTGTGGCAGTGTCGATTGACATGACCGCGCCGCTACCATTGTGGGTCGCGGGAAAGCAATGCCCGGCATTGCACACACCGGCTCGCTGAGGCAGTCACACGCGCAATGGCTCGCAAATTTCTCTACATCGTCGCCTTCCTGACCGCGCTGGTGATCGTCGCCGCGATCGTGTTTCGCATCTGGGGCAATGAGCTGATCCGCTGGCGCTTCGTCCCCGGCACAGCATTCGAGGCGCGCGCATCGCTGCCGGTCAACGCTTACGATATCCCGCAGATGTGGTTCGCGCGGCCCGGCGTGGAGAAAAGCGCCGCCTCATGGGTGCCGGCCGGCTATCACCCAAAGCCGGGCGGTGCGGCGATCTTCTTCATCCACCCGACCTCTTATCTTGAGCGGGATCATTGGAACGCGTCGCTCGACGACAAGGAGGCCAACGATCGCACCGGATTGTTCCTGCGGGGGCAGGCCAGCGCGTTCAACGGTGCGGGGGATATCTGGGCGCCGCGTTATCGGCAGGCGACGTTTGGCTCGTTCCTGACCACCGCGCCCGATGCCGGCCATGCGCTCGACGTCGCCTATCGTGACGTGACGCAGGCATTCGACGTATTCCTGCGCGGGATCGGTCCCGATCGCCCGATCGTCCTCGCCGGGCACAGTCAAGGCGCGCTGCATCTGATGCGGCTGCTCAAGGATCGCGTCGCGGGCAAGCCGCTCGCGAAGCGCATCGCCGCCGCCTATATCGTCGGCTGGCCGATCAGCCGCACCGCGGACTTGCCGGCGCTCGGGTTGCCGGAATGCACCACCCCCGATCAGAGCGGTTGCATCCTTTCATGGGAAAGCTTCGCCGAACCGGCCGACCCGACACTGATCCTCGGCACGTTCGACGGCACCACCGGGCTGACCGGGCAACCGCGTCGCGGCACGCGGATCGTCTGCACCAATCCGCTGACCGGAACCGCCGACGCCGCCGCACCGGCGAGCGCCAACCGCGGCACCCTGCTCCCGGCCGCCGACATGTCCGGCGCGACGCTCGAGCGCGGCCAGATCGGCGCGCGCTGCGCAGGGCGCGGCTTCCTGCTGATCGGCGAGGCTCCGCAGCTTGGGCCCTATGTGCTGCCGGGCAACAATTACCACGTCTACGACTATACGTTATTCTGGGCGAACGTCCGTGCGGACGTCGAGCGGCGGCTGGCTGCGCGATGATCACCACCGTCGCCACAGAATTCCGCGAGGCGCTGCCGCTCGCCGGACGCCTGATCGGTCTGGATGTGGGCACGAAGACGATCGGCACCGCGCTGTGCGACGCGCAATGGACTTTCGCCAGCCCGGCCCTCCTGATCCGCCGCGCCAAATTCACCAAGGATAAGGAAGCGTTGCGCGCGCTGATCGCCGAACAGTCGGTGACCGGCATCGTCGTCGGCCTGCCGCTCAATCTTGACGGAAGCGAGAGCCCGCGCAGCCAGTCCACCCGCGCTTTTGCGCGCAACATCGCCGATCTCGGGCCAGTGCTGCTGTGGGATGAACGCTGGTCGACACAGGCGGTGACGCGCACGCTGATCGAGCAGGACGCAAGCCGCGCCAAGCGCGCCGAACTGGTCGACAAGATGGCCGCCGCCTATATCCTGCAAGGAGCGATCGACGCGCTTGTCCGCGTCTGACCTGTTCGTCACGATCTGCGTTCGCGGGAAGCCGATTGTGCCGAAATGAACCAAATTGCCTGATTGAGCGTTGTCCGGGCTCAGTTATGCAATCCAAGTACATGCTTTTTCAGTCAGAGATTCAAATGGTTCGCCGATGGCTGGCGACCGGATTGGCAGGCGTCGCGCTCGTCGGCTGCAGTATGCAGCATGCCGCGACACGGCCCCATGCAACGGTGGAGACGGCCACGCCGCAGCCAGAATGGATGCAGATCGCCACCCCGGCCGGGCTTCGTTCACTCGATACGCTCGACGCCCGCTTTGCCCGCGCGATCAATTCACTTTCCCGCGCCAGCACGGCCAAGGCAGTCGCAGAGGGCGCGTTGCTCGATCCGCAAGCAGCGCAACTGGCGCCGCAACTGTCCCCCGGTCCCTATCATTGCCGATTGATCCGACTTGGCGGCGCACGTGGCGTGCAATCCTTCGCGCCCGACGTCTGCTATATTCTTGCGGATAAGGACGGCGTGGCCTTTTCCAAATCCACCGGCGAAAACCGACCGGAAGGATATCTCTATCTCGATGGCGACAAGCGCATGGTGCTGCTCGGCACATATCGTCGCGTGGGGGAGAAAGCGCGGTATCGCTATGGTCAGGATAGCTCGCGCGATCTGGTCGGGCTGGTCGAGCGCGTCTCGGCCTTCCGCTGGCGGGTGATCCTCGATCGTGCGGCCGGCGGTGGCGCATCGCTTGATGTGTATGAAATGGTGCCCGTTCCGCCTGAGGTGAAGGGCGCGAAGCCGATGGTGCCCGCGACCTGACGATAAACACCGTTGCGCCGGGATGCAGCCGTCACTATCCGCTCAACTTCGATGCCTGAACTGTCGGACCACCGCCCCGCCACCCTGATCCCGGGCGGCGCTGTTTTCCCTCATCGCCACCTGACCGGGATTGAGGGCCTCCAGCCGCATGAGATCATGTTTCTGCTCGACGAAGCGGAACGCTGGATTGCCCCGAACGCGGAACATGCGTCGCCCGATCGACGACTGGCGGGGCTGACGCAGATCAACGCCTTTTTCGAAAATTCGACGCGGACATTGCTGTCGTTCGAGATCGCGGGAAAGCGGCTTGGCGCCGATGTCGTCAACATGCACGCCGCGCAATCCAGCGTGAAGAAGGGCGAAACGCTCATCGACACGGCGATGACGCTCAATGCGATGCGCGCCGATGTGATCGTCATTCGTCACATGTCTTCCGGCGCGGTGCGGCTGATCGCGGACAAGGTGGATTGCCCGGTGCTCAATGCCGGCGACGGACGGCACGAGCATCCGACGCAGGCGCTGCTCGACGCGCTGACGATCCGGCGGCGGCGCGGGAGCATCGCGCACCAGCGCGTCGTAATCTGCGGCGATCTGTTGCACAGCCGGGTCGCGCGCTCGAACATTCTGGCGCTGACTGCGCTCGCCGCCGAGGTGCGGGTTTGCGCCCCAACGACGCTGATGCCGCCCGCGATCGAGCGGATGGGCGTTACGGCATTTACCGATTTCGATGCGGCGCTGGAAGGAGCGGACGTGGTGATGATGCTCCGCCTTCAGACCGAGCGGATGTCGGGCGGCTATGTCCCCTCCCCGCGCGAATATCATATGCGATACGGCCTGACGCTGGAGCGGCTCGCGCGTGCGAAATCCGATGCGCTGGTGATGCACCCGGGCCCGATGAACCGCGGTGTCGAGATCGACTCGAACGTGGCCGACCATGTCGAGCGATCGGCGATCACCGAACAGGTGGCGATGGGCGTGGCTGTC
Protein-coding sequences here:
- the ruvX gene encoding Holliday junction resolvase RuvX; translated protein: MITTVATEFREALPLAGRLIGLDVGTKTIGTALCDAQWTFASPALLIRRAKFTKDKEALRALIAEQSVTGIVVGLPLNLDGSESPRSQSTRAFARNIADLGPVLLWDERWSTQAVTRTLIEQDASRAKRAELVDKMAAAYILQGAIDALVRV
- the gatC gene encoding Asp-tRNA(Asn)/Glu-tRNA(Gln) amidotransferase subunit GatC, which encodes MSIDTATVKKVASLARIAIDDAAAERLVPELNNILGWIEQLGEVDTQGIEPMTAVIPNHLRLRDDVVTDGGIRDAVLANAPAAEHGFFTVPKVIE
- a CDS encoding DUF1801 domain-containing protein, which encodes MNVGDDAKSPSDLIDERIRSLDDWRGETLGRIRALIRQALPDVIEEWKWRGVPVWYRDGMICTGESYKSAVKMTFAKGAALPDPAGLFNASLDGNVRRAIDFHQGDVIDGEALRALIRAAAAANVKR
- the moaB gene encoding molybdenum cofactor biosynthesis protein B translates to MPIDESRPFIPVRIAVLTVSDTRTLAEDRSGDTLVERLTTAGHVLADRAILRDDADDLVAQLHRWIDDERVDCVITTGGTGVTGRDVTPEAIERVADKMIPGFGELFRWLSYRTIGTSTVQSRACACVARGTYVFALPGSTGAVKDGWDGILREQLDSRHRPCNFVELMPRLNER
- a CDS encoding DUF3089 domain-containing protein, whose protein sequence is MARKFLYIVAFLTALVIVAAIVFRIWGNELIRWRFVPGTAFEARASLPVNAYDIPQMWFARPGVEKSAASWVPAGYHPKPGGAAIFFIHPTSYLERDHWNASLDDKEANDRTGLFLRGQASAFNGAGDIWAPRYRQATFGSFLTTAPDAGHALDVAYRDVTQAFDVFLRGIGPDRPIVLAGHSQGALHLMRLLKDRVAGKPLAKRIAAAYIVGWPISRTADLPALGLPECTTPDQSGCILSWESFAEPADPTLILGTFDGTTGLTGQPRRGTRIVCTNPLTGTADAAAPASANRGTLLPAADMSGATLERGQIGARCAGRGFLLIGEAPQLGPYVLPGNNYHVYDYTLFWANVRADVERRLAAR
- the gatA gene encoding Asp-tRNA(Asn)/Glu-tRNA(Gln) amidotransferase subunit GatA; protein product: MSDLTDLGIREIRDGVRAGTFSAREVAEAFNAAVSNAKALNAFLVETPDHALAAADAADAARAAGETLKPLAGVPIGMKDLFCTKGVTSTAASHILEGFTPQYESTVSQNLWDAGAGMLGKLNMDQFAMGSSNETSAFGNVISPWRRNDGGNAALAPGGSSGGSSAAVAARIAPGATGTDTGGSIRQPAAFTGISGIKPTYGRCSRWGTIAFASSLDQAGPMARDVRDCAIMLEAMAGFDAKDATSLDLAVPNWEAMLDASLAGKRVGVPKEYRVDGMPAEIETLWQQGIQWLKDAGAEVVEVSLPHTKYALPAYYIIAPAEASSNLARYDGVRYGERDLPDGANLQQMYAATRAAGFGDEVKRRILIGTYVLSAGFYDAYYTQAQKVRALIARDFEAAWEKCDVLLTPTAPSAAFALGEKQADPLAMYLNDVFTVPASLAGLPAMSVPGGLDAAGLPLGLQIIGKPLDEQGVLNAALAIEERAGFAVRPQAWW
- a CDS encoding aspartate carbamoyltransferase catalytic subunit, giving the protein MPELSDHRPATLIPGGAVFPHRHLTGIEGLQPHEIMFLLDEAERWIAPNAEHASPDRRLAGLTQINAFFENSTRTLLSFEIAGKRLGADVVNMHAAQSSVKKGETLIDTAMTLNAMRADVIVIRHMSSGAVRLIADKVDCPVLNAGDGRHEHPTQALLDALTIRRRRGSIAHQRVVICGDLLHSRVARSNILALTALAAEVRVCAPTTLMPPAIERMGVTAFTDFDAALEGADVVMMLRLQTERMSGGYVPSPREYHMRYGLTLERLARAKSDALVMHPGPMNRGVEIDSNVADHVERSAITEQVAMGVAVRMACLDVLTRRARGVEGWA
- the gatB gene encoding Asp-tRNA(Asn)/Glu-tRNA(Gln) amidotransferase subunit GatB, giving the protein MTESTYRIKGATGDWEVVIGLEVHAQVATKAKLFSGAATAFGAEPNTQVSLVDAAMPGMLPVPNRECIRQAVRTGMAIDAQINKWSRFDRKNYFYADLPQGYQISQLYHPLVGEGSIEIEDGEITKAIGVERIHVEQDAGKLMHDQHPTRSYVDLNRSGVALMEIVSRPDMASPSEAGAYLRKLRAILRYVGSCDGNMEEGSMRADVNVSVRRPGEELGTRTETKNVNSVRFVMAAIEHEANRQVDVLESGGKIVQETRLFNPDTGTTRSMRSKEDAHDYRYFPDPDLLPLELDDAFLDECRASLPELPDAKRKRYEGLGITAYNADVLTAEVETARWFDALLEAGAAPVAASNWVTGELFGALNRIGKGIEESPVTPGQAAELLALVADGTLSGSLAKQVFEVMLETGDAPGKIVEERGLKQTSDTGAIEAIIAEVLAKNPNQLEQYRGGKEALFGFFVGQTMKAMAGKANPQVVNELLKKALAA
- a CDS encoding DUF4893 domain-containing protein; amino-acid sequence: MVRRWLATGLAGVALVGCSMQHAATRPHATVETATPQPEWMQIATPAGLRSLDTLDARFARAINSLSRASTAKAVAEGALLDPQAAQLAPQLSPGPYHCRLIRLGGARGVQSFAPDVCYILADKDGVAFSKSTGENRPEGYLYLDGDKRMVLLGTYRRVGEKARYRYGQDSSRDLVGLVERVSAFRWRVILDRAAGGGASLDVYEMVPVPPEVKGAKPMVPAT